In Dromiciops gliroides isolate mDroGli1 chromosome 4, mDroGli1.pri, whole genome shotgun sequence, one DNA window encodes the following:
- the LOC122756280 gene encoding C-C motif chemokine 4-like isoform X2, whose protein sequence is MKVCVAALSILLLIAFSSLASTAPMGSDPPTSCCFSYIRQQINRKFVADYYETSSLCSQPGVVKGQQVCANPSEAWVQSYVEHLELN, encoded by the exons ATGAAGGTCTGTGTGGCTGCCCTCTCCATCCTCCTGCTCATAGCCTTCAGCTCCCTGGCCTCTACAGCACCAA TGGGCTCTGACCCTCCCACCTCCTGCTGCTTCTCTTATATTCGTCAACAGATAAACAGAAAATTTGTGGCAGACTATTATGAGACCAGCAGCCTGTGTTCCCAACCAGGTGTGGT AAAAGGCCAGCAGGTCTGTGCCAACCCCAGTGAGGCCTGGGTTCAGAGCTATGTGGAACACCTGGAACTGAACTGA
- the LOC122755422 gene encoding C-C motif chemokine 4-like: MKISVAALSILLIMTFSSLTSSAPMASNTPTSCCFTYVQQQIQRKFVTHYYKTSNLCSQPAVVFQTKKGRQVCANPSEDWVQKYMDDPELK, from the exons ATGAAGATCTCTGTGGCTGCCCTCTCCATCCTCCTGATTATGACCTTCAGCTCTCTGACATCTTCTGCTCCAA TGGCCTCCAACACTCCTACCTCCTGCTGCTTCACCTATGTCCAACAACAGATCCAAAGAAAATTTGTGACACATTATTATAAGACCAGCAACCTGTGCTCCCAGCCAGCTGTGGT GTTCCAGACCAAAAAGGGACGGCAGGTGTGTGCCAACCCCAGTGAGGACTGGGTTCAGAAGTACATGGATGACCCAGAGCTGAAATGA
- the LOC122756151 gene encoding C-C motif chemokine 4-like — translation MKVSVAALSILLLIAFSSLASSAPMGSDPPISCCFSYVRQQINRKFVADYYETSSLCSQPGVVFQMKKGKQVCANPSEAWVQSYVEDLELN, via the exons ATGAAGGTCTCTGTGGCTGCCCTCTCCATCCTCCTGCTCATAGCCTTCAGCTCCCTGGCCTCTTCAGCACCAA TGGGCTCTGACCCTCCCATCTCCTGCTGCTTCTCCTATGTTCGTCAACAGATAAACAGAAAATTTGTGGCAGACTATTATGAGACCAGCAGCCTGTGTTCCCAGCCAGGTGTGGT aTTCCAGATGAAAAAAGGCAAGCAGGTGTGTGCCAACCCCAGTGAGGCCTGGGTTCAGAGCTATGTGGAAGACCTGGAGCTGAACTGA
- the LOC122756280 gene encoding C-C motif chemokine 4-like isoform X1: MKVCVAALSILLLIAFSSLASTAPMGSDPPTSCCFSYIRQQINRKFVADYYETSSLCSQPGVVFLLRKGQQVCANPSEAWVQSYVEHLELN; encoded by the exons ATGAAGGTCTGTGTGGCTGCCCTCTCCATCCTCCTGCTCATAGCCTTCAGCTCCCTGGCCTCTACAGCACCAA TGGGCTCTGACCCTCCCACCTCCTGCTGCTTCTCTTATATTCGTCAACAGATAAACAGAAAATTTGTGGCAGACTATTATGAGACCAGCAGCCTGTGTTCCCAACCAGGTGTGGT GTTCCTCCTGAGAAAAGGCCAGCAGGTCTGTGCCAACCCCAGTGAGGCCTGGGTTCAGAGCTATGTGGAACACCTGGAACTGAACTGA
- the LOC122755421 gene encoding C-C motif chemokine 4-like, with protein MKVSVAALSILLLIAFSSLASSAPMGSDPPTSCCFSYVRQQIQKKFVTDYYETSSQCSQPAVVFLLRRGQQVCADPTEEWVQSYVEQLEMN; from the exons ATGAAGGTCTCTGTGGCTGCCCTCTCCATCCTCCTGCTCATAGCCTTCAGCTCCTTGGCCTCTTCAGCACCAA TGGGCTCTGACCCTCCCACCTCCTGCTGCTTCTCCTATGTCCGCCAACAGATCCAAAAAAAATTTGTGACAGACTATTATGAGACCAGCAGCCAGTGTTCTCAGCCAGCTGTGGT gTTTCTGCTGAGAAGAGGCCAGCAGGTGTGTGCCGACCCCACTGAGGAATGGGTTCAGAGCTATGTGGAACAGCTAGAGATGAACTGA